Proteins encoded together in one Desulfosporosinus meridiei DSM 13257 window:
- a CDS encoding CgeB family protein: MNILFLNDSSLLSLGLISGFSPMDDIRLVPVHQPGWADRLTNLLKTWKPKFALAEGVSISTVARKLFPLLRRYSIPLVYWAIDDPPDWHLMSRPLGRGASLVLTPAKECLSLYQRERIRALYFHFACNPSFHQPTEPSYKYSCDLLLVANYYTSYPQRKIGIETVLSPLRSEPYDLKVFGNEHWLANTDHYTLAPGVYQGYLPYDQLPCAYSSAKIVLGLNSVIDSPTMMSMRTFEALGCRAFYLTHWTPAVENLFKNHVHLIWSRHPDETLELVRFYLNRADLREKIARQGREEVYHKHTYQHRVQSVYKHLQKL; the protein is encoded by the coding sequence ATGAATATCCTCTTTTTGAATGATTCCTCTTTGTTAAGTTTAGGGCTAATCTCAGGCTTTTCTCCAATGGATGATATACGTTTAGTTCCGGTTCATCAACCGGGCTGGGCGGATCGTTTAACTAATTTATTAAAGACCTGGAAGCCTAAATTTGCTCTAGCCGAAGGTGTATCAATCTCCACAGTGGCCCGAAAACTCTTTCCGCTTTTACGACGTTATTCAATCCCTTTAGTCTATTGGGCCATTGATGATCCTCCAGACTGGCACCTTATGTCTCGTCCTTTGGGGCGGGGGGCTAGTCTGGTTCTCACCCCTGCAAAAGAATGTCTATCCCTTTATCAACGCGAGAGAATACGGGCCCTCTATTTTCACTTTGCCTGTAACCCTAGTTTCCATCAGCCGACTGAGCCTTCATATAAGTATTCTTGCGATTTACTTCTTGTTGCCAATTACTATACTTCATATCCTCAACGCAAAATCGGCATAGAGACAGTCCTATCCCCCTTGAGATCAGAACCCTATGATCTTAAAGTCTTTGGAAATGAGCATTGGCTGGCAAATACAGATCATTACACGTTGGCACCGGGAGTGTATCAAGGTTATTTGCCATATGATCAATTACCTTGTGCATACTCTTCCGCTAAAATTGTCTTAGGCCTAAATTCTGTAATTGACTCTCCTACAATGATGAGCATGCGCACTTTCGAGGCCTTAGGTTGTCGAGCCTTTTATTTGACTCATTGGACACCGGCGGTAGAGAATCTTTTTAAAAACCACGTTCACCTTATTTGGAGCCGCCATCCAGACGAAACATTAGAGCTCGTTCGATTTTACTTGAACCGAGCAGACCTGCGAGAAAAAATCGCTCGCCAAGGACGAGAAGAAGTGTACCACAAACATACTTATCAGCACCGCGTGCAATCTGTTTATAAGCACCTACAAAAACTCTGA
- a CDS encoding beta-propeller fold lactonase family protein — translation MKATSLTRFLIKKGGNTHMLFETHAWVTLDNAVAIYNVYSDVLVATIPVGIAPAFPKRTPDGTKVLVPNFGSNTVSVICTAGNLVLATIPVGLAPTSVAIDPTSTTAYVTNSGSGTVSVISIPTHTVVSTITVGTGPVDVAIARDGSRVYVSNGDSNTVSVINPVTNTVIATIPVGTSPNGLALSLDNTRLFVVNSGSNNVSVINTATNALLSLIPVGSNPQKIAANPVNPVFMYVSNFGSNSVSVISTTGLNVITTIPVGVNPLGLDVTGDGTQLWVANEGDSSISIINTLTNTIAAALPTSFPPRGVTVGRVGSALSPSDPIDLTDPYQLEEITESVCIIVEKVYASCLQRECFPAFIITLPTGGVPPFTFVSMTFSTGVIVPGSVVITPIPARPNFSRVQFTIQIPYTLTLRDSTGTLFTVTGTLPDINKDIVMYFPPTRPEFDFNLRVETRTEVLTSPLFTTTTIQIAIGSFVITKVTGLVQLLVPAFGFCPEPPMCEEFPNIPENPCINFFDATLTPFPSDFFPPQQDTCQ, via the coding sequence TTGAAAGCTACTAGTCTAACTCGTTTCTTAATCAAAAAAGGGGGGAATACACACATGCTATTTGAAACCCACGCTTGGGTAACACTCGACAATGCGGTCGCTATATATAACGTTTATAGCGATGTGCTAGTCGCTACCATCCCCGTGGGGATTGCACCAGCTTTCCCAAAACGCACTCCGGATGGTACAAAAGTCTTGGTTCCTAATTTCGGTAGTAACACTGTCTCTGTTATTTGTACAGCCGGCAACCTTGTCTTGGCTACCATCCCAGTAGGTCTTGCTCCTACTTCTGTCGCAATTGACCCTACTAGTACTACAGCATATGTGACAAACTCTGGAAGTGGAACTGTTTCCGTAATTAGTATTCCAACTCATACTGTAGTAAGCACTATAACGGTTGGTACAGGTCCGGTCGATGTTGCAATTGCCCGCGATGGCAGCCGTGTCTACGTAAGCAATGGCGACAGTAATACAGTTTCAGTTATCAACCCAGTAACCAATACTGTCATTGCAACAATCCCAGTAGGTACTTCGCCTAATGGTCTAGCCCTAAGCCTAGACAATACCAGGCTCTTCGTCGTTAACAGTGGCAGCAATAATGTTAGTGTAATTAACACCGCTACAAATGCTTTACTAAGCCTCATTCCCGTTGGATCAAACCCTCAAAAAATTGCTGCTAACCCAGTAAACCCTGTCTTCATGTACGTCAGCAACTTCGGATCGAATAGTGTTAGTGTGATCTCAACAACAGGACTTAACGTTATAACCACAATTCCTGTCGGAGTAAATCCCCTCGGGCTAGATGTTACGGGAGATGGCACTCAATTATGGGTCGCAAACGAAGGCGACAGCTCAATTAGCATTATTAACACCCTGACAAATACCATTGCAGCTGCATTGCCAACATCATTCCCACCTCGGGGTGTAACAGTAGGTAGAGTGGGTTCTGCTTTATCGCCTAGTGACCCCATTGACTTGACAGACCCATATCAGCTTGAAGAAATTACTGAATCAGTGTGCATTATCGTCGAAAAAGTTTATGCTAGCTGCCTGCAGCGAGAATGCTTCCCCGCCTTCATAATCACTTTACCCACAGGCGGAGTTCCACCTTTCACCTTTGTTAGCATGACTTTCTCAACTGGCGTAATTGTTCCCGGCAGTGTCGTCATTACACCTATTCCTGCACGGCCGAACTTCTCCAGAGTACAATTTACAATTCAAATTCCTTACACCTTGACATTAAGGGATTCAACTGGCACTTTATTCACTGTAACCGGCACCCTACCAGATATCAACAAAGACATTGTTATGTACTTCCCACCGACACGTCCAGAATTCGACTTTAACTTACGGGTTGAAACAAGAACAGAAGTATTAACCAGCCCATTATTTACAACAACAACAATTCAAATTGCCATCGGAAGTTTTGTCATAACAAAAGTTACAGGTCTCGTTCAGTTACTCGTTCCTGCCTTCGGATTCTGCCCTGAACCTCCAATGTGCGAGGAATTCCCGAATATCCCAGAAAATCCGTGCATCAATTTCTTTGATGCTACCCTTACCCCATTCCCAAGTGATTTCTTCCCACCACAGCAAGATACTTGCCAATAA
- a CDS encoding glycosyltransferase family 1 protein has product MPTIIYPPSIPWNWMFQRPQQLLGRFSASGQTVLYEDLGNFSTSKNNLLSPSFLICQGSSAMSVPHPRPRILWLTVPSHINLIENYDPDLVIYDAVDEPKDEFASWAPYYPSILERADLIFCSSNSIYEYFLNRHPHVYLIPNGVDYVHFSPAPTHRPIDLPSGKPIVGYSGAIAPWVDWDLLKLVIQENPEINFVFLGALFQLNKFPLKLKNVYYLGLKSYQQLPAYLHHFDVGLIPFRQTEMTKGCNPIKLYEYYAAGIRVLGTPLPELLTIPKINLESSPHLFSLRLKHLVKEVDSNKAERMAYAQANDWSERVGRMLQYILERANTNQK; this is encoded by the coding sequence ATGCCAACGATAATCTACCCTCCTTCAATTCCTTGGAATTGGATGTTTCAGCGCCCACAACAGCTACTCGGACGGTTCTCGGCTTCTGGGCAAACAGTCCTTTATGAAGACCTGGGTAATTTTTCGACTTCAAAAAACAATCTGTTGTCTCCATCATTTCTCATCTGCCAAGGTTCGTCAGCAATGTCTGTTCCCCACCCAAGACCACGCATCTTATGGCTGACTGTCCCATCTCACATTAATTTAATTGAAAATTATGACCCTGATCTAGTTATTTACGATGCTGTGGATGAACCTAAGGATGAGTTCGCTAGTTGGGCTCCCTATTATCCTTCAATACTCGAAAGAGCAGATCTCATCTTTTGTAGCAGCAATAGTATTTACGAATATTTTCTTAACCGACATCCTCATGTCTATTTAATCCCCAATGGTGTAGACTACGTTCATTTTTCGCCCGCCCCTACTCACCGCCCTATCGACCTTCCATCAGGAAAACCCATTGTCGGATATAGTGGAGCTATTGCTCCATGGGTGGATTGGGATTTGCTTAAATTAGTAATTCAAGAAAACCCGGAGATAAACTTTGTCTTTTTAGGAGCCCTCTTTCAGCTTAATAAATTTCCATTGAAATTAAAAAACGTCTACTACCTAGGATTAAAGTCATATCAGCAGCTTCCAGCATATCTCCATCATTTTGATGTTGGGTTGATTCCCTTTCGTCAAACAGAAATGACCAAGGGTTGCAACCCGATCAAACTATATGAATATTACGCAGCCGGAATAAGAGTTCTAGGTACACCTCTTCCTGAACTTCTCACAATTCCAAAAATTAATCTTGAGAGCAGTCCTCATTTATTCTCACTGCGCCTCAAACACTTAGTAAAAGAAGTTGATTCCAATAAGGCAGAAAGAATGGCCTACGCGCAAGCTAATGATTGGAGTGAACGGGTCGGCCGAATGCTACAGTATATTTTAGAAAGGGCTAATACAAATCAGAAGTAG
- a CDS encoding glycosyltransferase family 4 protein, giving the protein MLSLSNEFEEESFGGAGTAVTGMVHMLDRMGVQQTVIVPRSNWNIPVWTAIGQQIKVLWLPRSSRYFGNLGMIKADVVCQEFPQIRQGWDMIHSHAINFAPLSYTLSQGNIPIVYSVYSFLRKELGDLPDLELQAQFKIQEELLMRCQCIHLISQSERQYLAGHFPQYLFKTQVLPLGISIPLERWQQGIRNQLLYVGRLLDYKGIEDLIKAVSIRVRSGHQINVNIVGKGTELYEGYLRHLVQAQNLGSFIHFHGRISSLEVRQRMASTTALVVPSRREAYGLVALEGMAVGTPVISSNAGGLAEVVPNSCALTFEPGNILKLSEALAIVLGNPSLQKSLSIKGYQNAVKFEWSQLASKYYTLLNTMLKG; this is encoded by the coding sequence ATCTTATCCTTAAGCAATGAATTTGAAGAAGAGAGCTTCGGCGGCGCAGGAACAGCTGTCACAGGTATGGTGCATATGCTTGATCGTATGGGTGTACAACAGACCGTTATAGTACCGCGCAGTAACTGGAATATACCTGTCTGGACAGCAATAGGACAACAAATTAAAGTACTATGGCTGCCGCGTAGCAGTCGATACTTTGGAAATCTTGGGATGATCAAGGCTGATGTTGTATGTCAGGAATTTCCTCAGATCCGTCAGGGATGGGACATGATTCATAGCCACGCCATTAATTTTGCACCGTTGTCGTATACTCTATCTCAAGGAAATATTCCAATTGTATATTCAGTTTACTCTTTCTTGCGCAAAGAATTGGGAGACTTACCAGACCTTGAATTACAAGCCCAATTTAAGATACAGGAAGAATTACTAATGCGTTGTCAATGCATACACCTTATTAGCCAGAGTGAGAGACAATATTTAGCTGGTCACTTTCCGCAATATCTTTTTAAGACTCAAGTTTTACCCCTTGGTATTAGTATTCCTCTAGAACGTTGGCAACAAGGGATAAGGAATCAATTGTTATATGTGGGAAGGTTGTTAGATTATAAAGGAATTGAAGATCTGATTAAGGCTGTATCAATTAGAGTTAGGAGTGGGCATCAAATTAATGTAAATATTGTAGGTAAAGGAACGGAGTTATATGAAGGTTATTTAAGGCATCTTGTCCAAGCCCAAAATTTGGGATCCTTCATTCATTTCCATGGTCGAATCTCAAGTTTGGAGGTCAGACAGAGAATGGCAAGTACTACTGCACTTGTTGTTCCTAGTCGGCGAGAAGCCTATGGACTAGTTGCTTTAGAAGGAATGGCGGTTGGAACACCGGTTATCTCCTCTAATGCTGGGGGGTTAGCAGAAGTTGTTCCAAATTCGTGTGCATTGACTTTCGAACCCGGAAACATTTTAAAGTTATCAGAGGCTTTAGCAATCGTATTAGGTAATCCCTCTCTACAAAAATCACTCTCAATTAAAGGATACCAAAATGCAGTTAAGTTCGAGTGGTCTCAGTTGGCATCGAAGTATTATACCCTTTTGAACACCATGTTAAAGGGATAG
- a CDS encoding SDR family NAD(P)-dependent oxidoreductase — protein MWEHKQVLITGAGGFIGSHLTEALVKAGAKVRVFIRYNSRDGRGNLEDLEPGLLEQIEIIAGDLRDADVIERSVKGCNAVFHLGALVGIPYSYKNPREVVETNILGTFNVLTAARDHGVEQIVHTSTSEVYGSALYVPIDESHPLQGQSPYSASKIGADKLAESFYASFDLPVVTVRPFNCYGPRQSARAVIPTLITQALACKEIRLGNTETLRDFTFVTDTADGFIKAALSKEGFGKVINIGSGREISIGELAKIVLKTVQSTAEITVDGARIRPSRSEVSRLLADNRLAKETIGWEPQVTLEEGIKRTVAWIASHMNRFQIGKYQI, from the coding sequence ATGTGGGAGCATAAGCAGGTCTTGATTACTGGTGCAGGAGGATTCATCGGCAGTCACTTGACAGAGGCATTGGTAAAAGCAGGGGCCAAAGTTCGTGTCTTTATTCGATATAATTCCAGGGATGGCCGCGGAAATCTAGAAGATTTGGAACCAGGGTTACTTGAACAAATTGAAATCATTGCCGGGGATTTACGTGATGCAGATGTAATCGAACGATCTGTCAAAGGGTGTAACGCAGTATTTCATCTTGGGGCTTTGGTAGGGATTCCATATTCTTATAAAAATCCTCGAGAAGTCGTGGAAACCAATATTTTGGGAACATTTAATGTTTTGACAGCGGCCCGAGATCATGGGGTAGAGCAGATTGTACACACTTCGACAAGTGAGGTCTATGGATCGGCACTCTACGTCCCAATTGATGAGTCTCATCCACTTCAAGGGCAGTCGCCATATTCAGCAAGCAAAATTGGTGCGGATAAATTAGCAGAGAGTTTTTATGCTTCTTTTGATTTGCCCGTCGTGACTGTAAGACCGTTTAATTGTTATGGGCCGCGCCAATCTGCTCGGGCTGTGATTCCAACGCTGATCACTCAGGCTTTGGCCTGTAAGGAAATACGTCTTGGTAATACGGAAACTTTGCGTGATTTTACCTTCGTAACAGATACTGCAGATGGTTTTATTAAAGCAGCATTGAGTAAAGAAGGCTTTGGAAAGGTTATAAACATTGGTTCAGGTAGAGAAATTTCGATTGGAGAATTGGCCAAAATTGTTTTAAAGACCGTTCAAAGCACTGCAGAAATTACAGTGGATGGGGCGAGAATCCGTCCAAGTCGCAGCGAAGTCAGCCGTCTTTTAGCAGATAATCGCTTAGCAAAAGAAACTATAGGGTGGGAACCCCAGGTTACGCTTGAAGAAGGTATCAAAAGAACAGTAGCCTGGATTGCCAGCCATATGAATCGTTTTCAGATCGGAAAATACCAGATTTAA
- a CDS encoding sugar phosphate nucleotidyltransferase gives MQTIILAGGRGTRLDPYTRILPKPLIPIGDKPIADILVQQLKSSGVDEIIMCLGYLADFIKLYFQDGSHFGLDIRYSVETAPLGTAGPLKLVADLEDDFLVVNGDELTTLDFGALYGHHIAMQADMTVAVHKKAVHSAFGVLEIKDGQVTAYSEKPTTNYWASMGIYVINKRVISLIPENERFDMPDLVKALLSNHAQVVSYESEDLWFDIGTPEDLEKAKEVFKELKLS, from the coding sequence ATGCAAACTATTATTTTAGCCGGCGGCAGAGGAACCCGCCTGGATCCTTATACCCGAATTTTGCCTAAGCCGCTTATCCCCATTGGAGATAAACCTATAGCAGATATTCTGGTTCAACAACTAAAATCTTCTGGAGTCGATGAAATAATCATGTGCCTAGGATATCTTGCGGATTTTATTAAGCTTTATTTTCAGGATGGCAGTCATTTTGGCCTTGACATCCGTTATTCTGTTGAAACAGCACCACTCGGTACTGCTGGCCCACTAAAGCTTGTGGCAGATTTAGAGGATGATTTTTTAGTTGTCAACGGCGATGAATTAACGACGCTGGACTTTGGCGCGCTTTATGGACACCATATTGCGATGCAAGCAGATATGACCGTTGCTGTGCATAAGAAGGCCGTTCATTCAGCGTTCGGAGTCCTAGAAATTAAAGATGGACAGGTGACCGCTTATTCAGAAAAACCAACCACAAACTATTGGGCGAGTATGGGTATCTACGTCATTAATAAGCGAGTTATTTCATTAATTCCTGAAAATGAACGATTTGACATGCCTGATCTAGTTAAAGCTCTACTTTCGAATCATGCTCAGGTTGTGAGTTATGAAAGCGAAGACCTTTGGTTTGATATTGGGACACCTGAAGATCTGGAAAAAGCTAAAGAGGTCTTTAAGGAGCTAAAACTGTCTTAA
- a CDS encoding dTDP-4-dehydrorhamnose reductase family protein has product MTKVLILGGSGMLGHTLFRYLSKDPRFDVYTTVRSAKVLSDWSPADWMKKVYGEVDVFNGDSLTKLFSDVSPDIVVNCIGVIKQVPKAQDPLATISTNALLPHTIAKQCSAADSRLIHISTDCVFSGEKGGYLESDVADAIDLYGRTKLLGEVDYPDCVTLRTSIIGHELKGFYGLVEWFLGQKEKVYGFREVIYSGLPTIEIARIIRDYVIPDKEMIGLYHVSANPISKFELLKLIKAQYNKDVEIEPNNNVRINRSLDSTRFRSLTGYNPPSWKDLVHEMYLDYLQGPYHYGKAKGDENGNFK; this is encoded by the coding sequence ATGACAAAGGTATTGATCCTGGGAGGGTCGGGGATGTTAGGGCATACCTTGTTTCGCTATCTGTCTAAAGACCCCAGGTTCGATGTTTATACAACAGTTCGTTCTGCAAAAGTACTGTCCGATTGGTCGCCGGCGGATTGGATGAAAAAGGTATATGGAGAAGTTGATGTTTTTAATGGAGATAGCCTGACAAAACTTTTCTCAGATGTGTCTCCAGATATTGTAGTGAACTGTATCGGAGTGATTAAGCAGGTACCCAAGGCCCAAGATCCACTTGCTACTATATCGACTAATGCACTTTTGCCCCATACAATTGCTAAGCAGTGTAGTGCAGCCGATTCACGATTAATTCATATCAGTACAGATTGTGTCTTTTCTGGTGAAAAAGGAGGCTATTTGGAAAGTGATGTGGCTGATGCCATTGATCTATATGGTAGAACAAAACTTCTTGGTGAGGTAGATTATCCTGATTGTGTCACGCTTCGTACGTCCATTATTGGGCATGAGCTAAAAGGATTCTATGGACTTGTTGAATGGTTTTTGGGGCAAAAAGAGAAAGTTTATGGCTTCAGAGAGGTCATTTATTCAGGTCTGCCAACTATTGAAATAGCACGAATTATTCGAGATTATGTGATCCCAGATAAAGAAATGATTGGACTTTATCACGTTTCCGCAAATCCAATTTCCAAATTCGAATTATTAAAACTCATTAAAGCTCAGTATAACAAAGACGTGGAGATCGAACCGAACAACAATGTTCGGATTAATCGATCTTTAGACTCAACGCGTTTCCGTTCTCTAACGGGCTATAATCCACCTTCGTGGAAAGACTTAGTACACGAAATGTATTTGGATTATTTACAAGGCCCCTATCATTATGGCAAGGCCAAGGGGGATGAAAATGGAAATTTTAAATAA
- a CDS encoding polysaccharide biosynthesis protein, which produces MEILNNKVVVITGGTGSLGKVLTRRLLKKELGSPKKIIIFSRDEAKQHAMRIEYQSKQNVTDEVIYDNFARLIEFRIGDIRDYHSVCSVLREADIVINAAALKQVPSCEYFPFEAVLTNIVGAENIIRAIRENDLKVDTVVGVSTDKACKPVNAMGISKALQERIFIAANVTLPKTRFICVRYGNVLASRGSVIPLFHEQIKRGGPVTITTKEMTRFLLPLESAVDTIFAVLKDARPGEIFIPKIPAALIEDVAKALMGEQTIAVKYTGIRPGEKVHEIMISEEEAWRTYDRGEYYAIKPMLPELLKEDLNLQVLSKEYSSGDSLMTFEDTLALLRKHNLMIGQENRAGEFLR; this is translated from the coding sequence ATGGAAATTTTAAATAATAAAGTAGTAGTAATTACTGGTGGTACAGGTTCGCTAGGTAAAGTATTAACTCGTAGACTCTTGAAAAAAGAGCTTGGTTCACCGAAGAAAATTATTATCTTTTCCCGTGATGAGGCAAAACAGCACGCAATGAGAATTGAATATCAGAGTAAGCAAAACGTTACTGATGAAGTGATCTATGACAATTTTGCTCGCTTAATCGAATTTAGAATAGGCGATATTCGTGATTATCATTCCGTTTGTTCAGTATTACGGGAAGCAGATATCGTCATTAACGCTGCTGCCCTTAAGCAGGTTCCTTCATGTGAATACTTTCCATTTGAAGCGGTGCTTACTAATATAGTTGGTGCAGAGAACATCATACGTGCTATTCGTGAAAACGATCTAAAAGTTGATACGGTGGTTGGTGTGTCCACTGACAAAGCCTGTAAGCCCGTGAACGCTATGGGAATTTCAAAGGCTTTGCAAGAGAGGATCTTTATAGCAGCAAATGTGACGCTCCCTAAGACAAGATTTATATGTGTCCGCTATGGCAATGTTTTAGCTTCTAGAGGTTCTGTGATTCCCTTATTTCATGAACAAATAAAGCGTGGCGGGCCAGTTACGATCACGACAAAGGAAATGACAAGATTTTTGTTGCCTTTAGAAAGTGCAGTGGACACTATTTTTGCAGTTTTAAAAGACGCTAGGCCGGGAGAAATATTTATTCCAAAAATTCCGGCGGCTCTAATTGAGGATGTAGCAAAAGCCTTAATGGGTGAACAAACAATCGCAGTAAAATATACGGGAATTCGGCCGGGAGAAAAAGTTCATGAGATAATGATTTCCGAAGAAGAGGCATGGCGAACTTACGATCGAGGCGAGTACTATGCAATTAAGCCAATGTTGCCAGAGTTGCTAAAAGAAGATCTGAATTTGCAGGTGTTATCTAAAGAGTATAGTTCGGGTGATTCTCTAATGACCTTTGAAGATACTTTAGCTTTATTACGCAAGCATAATCTGATGATAGGTCAAGAAAATAGAGCAGGGGAATTCTTGAGATGA